The Pan troglodytes isolate AG18354 chromosome 8, NHGRI_mPanTro3-v2.0_pri, whole genome shotgun sequence genome window below encodes:
- the MORN4 gene encoding MORN repeat-containing protein 4 isoform X2 produces MTLTKGSFTYSSGEEYRGEWKEGRRHGFGQLMFADGGTYLGHFENGLFNGFGVLTFSDGSRYEGEFAQGKFNGVGVFIRYDNMTFEGEFKNGRVDGFGLLTFPDGSHGIPRNEGLFENNKLLRREKCSAIVQRAQSASKSARNLTA; encoded by the exons ATGACCCTGACAAAAGGTTCCTTCACCTACTCCAGTGGGGAGGAATATCGTGGCGAGTGGAAGGAGG GCCGCAGGCATGGTTTTGGTCAACTGATGTTTGCAGATGGTGGCACCTACCTGGGTCATTTTGAGAATGGGCTCTTTAATGGCTTTGGGGTATTGACCTTCTCAGATGGTTCAAG GTATGAGGGGGAGTTTGCCCAGGGCAAGTTTAATGGCGTCGGAGTCTTCATTCGATATGACAACATGACCTTTGAGGGGGAATTTAAAAATGGCAGAGTAGATGGTTTTG GCCTGCTGACTTTCCCCGATGGTTCTCATGGAATCCCCCGCAATGAAGGTCTCTTTGAGAACAACAAGCTGCTGCGGCGTGAGAAGTGTTCTGCCATTGTTCAGCGGGCCCAGAGCGCCTCCAAGTCAGCCAGAAATCTCACTGCCTGA
- the MORN4 gene encoding MORN repeat-containing protein 4 isoform X1: protein MAWSRAGPMRSGVAPGCLGNSQWAAGIVPSAVAQDGGVKWGNRWWRWRRARWQPGAHQRKSPRRWNPASRRDGHPERPAPGRRHGFGQLMFADGGTYLGHFENGLFNGFGVLTFSDGSRYEGEFAQGKFNGVGVFIRYDNMTFEGEFKNGRVDGFGLLTFPDGSHGIPRNEGLFENNKLLRREKCSAIVQRAQSASKSARNLTA, encoded by the exons ATGGCGTGGAGCCGGGCTGGGCCAATGCGGAGTGGCGTTGCTCCCGGTTGCCTAGGTAACAGCCAATGGGCAGCGGGAATTGTACCCAGTGCGGTCGCCCAGGATGGCGGCGTCAAGTGGGGCAATCGCTGGTGGAGGTGGCGGAGAGCAAGGTGGCAGCCGGGAGCCCATCAGAGGAAAAGTCCGAGGCGCTGGAACCCTGCGTCCAGGCGTGACGGTCATCCCGAAAGGCCGGCCCCAG GCCGCAGGCATGGTTTTGGTCAACTGATGTTTGCAGATGGTGGCACCTACCTGGGTCATTTTGAGAATGGGCTCTTTAATGGCTTTGGGGTATTGACCTTCTCAGATGGTTCAAG GTATGAGGGGGAGTTTGCCCAGGGCAAGTTTAATGGCGTCGGAGTCTTCATTCGATATGACAACATGACCTTTGAGGGGGAATTTAAAAATGGCAGAGTAGATGGTTTTG GCCTGCTGACTTTCCCCGATGGTTCTCATGGAATCCCCCGCAATGAAGGTCTCTTTGAGAACAACAAGCTGCTGCGGCGTGAGAAGTGTTCTGCCATTGTTCAGCGGGCCCAGAGCGCCTCCAAGTCAGCCAGAAATCTCACTGCCTGA